Proteins from one Coffea arabica cultivar ET-39 chromosome 8c, Coffea Arabica ET-39 HiFi, whole genome shotgun sequence genomic window:
- the LOC113722430 gene encoding soluble inorganic pyrophosphatase PPA1, which produces MSSDGNENGAETSPQRRAPRLNERILSSLSRRSVAAHPWHDLEIGPGAPQIFNVVIEITKGSKVKYELDKKTGLIKVDRILYSSVVYPHNYGFIPRTLCEDNDPMDVLVLMQEPVLPGCFLRARAVGLMPMIDQGEKDDKIIAVCADDPEYRHYTDINQLPPHRLAEIRRFFEDYKKNENKEVAVNEFLPAATAVDAMQYSMDLYAEYILQTLRK; this is translated from the exons ATGAGCAGCGACGGAAATGAAAATGGAGCTGAAACATCTCCACAAAGGCGAGCTCCACGTCTGAATGAGCGAATACTCTCATCTTTGTCAAGGAGATCGGTGGCTGCTCATCCTTGGCATGATCTTGAGATCG GGCCCGGGGCTCCTCAAATTTTCAACGTT GTTATTGAGAtaacaaagggaagcaaagtCAAGTACGAACTTGACAAGAAAACTGGTCTGATCAAG GTGGATCGTATCTTGTATTCATCAGTGGTCTATCCTCACAACTATGGCTTCATTCCGAGAACGCTGTGTGAAGATAATGATCCAATGGATGTATTAGTTCTAATGCAG GAACCTGTTCTCCCTGGTTGCTTTCTTCGAGCAAGGGCGGTGGGCCTAATGCCCATGATTGATCAG GGAGAGAAGGATGATAAGATTATTGCAGTATGTGCTGATGATCCAGAGTATCGGCACTACACAGATATCAATCAGCTTCCCCCCCATCGTCTTGCTGAAATCCGTCGATTTTTTGAGGACT ACAAGAAGAATGAGAACAAGGAGGTTGCAGTGAATGAGTTTCTGCCTGCTGCTACAGCTGTTGATGCCATGCAATACTCCAT GGACCTCTATGCTGAGTACATACTGCAAACATTGAGGAAGTAG
- the LOC113722425 gene encoding uncharacterized protein, with amino-acid sequence MNFMAPRQPGGGGGGGGGYYEEDSSRATRPFSQPSSAAAATPQHHHHQYQQQRDLLLPPSYNHHQPRGPWDDRRVSFRGYSCGGASQLDLMAMDSSSSPTTNGSSCSNIVEDADEPRVGGGNTTSAPLIIEREHMFDKVVTPSDVGKLNRLVIPKQHAEKYFPLDSSTNEKGLLLNFEDRNGKPWRFRYSYWNSSQSYVMTKGWSRFVKEKKLDAGDIVSFQRGVGELGKDRLFIDWRRRPDAPDHPQLPPSMSTTTFSQLLPHHQYSFRHPWNHPFYLQHHQQQQNPRDHYQLLQLNNAATGVGINSNPHPSHPHHLSNNYAYGNVMTGNPCSGPFIYLRSAAAARPHPVNLGIGTVQMVQKGGGGGGSVGLNPEEVMVEEDGEGEEPMVFESVPLVQGKAAAKRLRLFGVNMDCPISESSSEDQEDDNCDILVLPSTAVAHPTMPSQFPHLCSSPPPPPPASSSSSSSSSSSSTCPLQLRPYNYASRPPLHTMPSNNKSSSSDSKGKASMSLDLDIYLDGVAPGTRE; translated from the coding sequence ATGAATTTCATGGCCCCTAGACAaccaggaggaggaggaggaggaggaggaggatatTACGAGGAAGATTCATCAAGAGCAACCCGCCCTTTTTCTCAGCCGtcttctgctgctgctgctactcctcaacatcatcatcatcagtaCCAGCAGCAGAGAGACCTCCTTCTCCCTCCATCCTACAACCACCACCAACCACGGGGACCGTGGGATGATAGGAGAGTCTCTTTCCGAGGCTACAGCTGTGGTGGAGCTTCCCAGCTTGATCTCATGGCGATGGATTCTTCTTCATCGCCTACTACAAACGGCAGCAGCTGCAGCAACATCGTTGAGGATGCCGATGAGCCTCGCGTGGGAGGAGGGAACACTACCAGTGCGCCGTTGATAATAGAGAGAGAACACATGTTTGATAAAGTGGTGACACCGAGCGACGTCGGCAAACTCAACAGATTAGTCATCCCCAAGCAGCACGCGGAGAAGTATTTCCCTCTCGACTCCTCCACCAACGAGAAGGGACTCCTCTTGAATTTCGAAGACAGAAATGGGAAGCCGTGGCGATTCAGGTACTCCTACTGGAACAGCAGCCAGAGTTACGTGATGACCAAAGGCTGGAGCCGCTTCGTCAAGGAAAAGAAGCTCGATGCCGGGGACATCGTCTCCTTTCAGCGCGGAGTGGGTGAGCTGGGCAAGGATCGATTGTTCATTGATTGGAGGCGCCGACCCGACGCTCCCGATCACCCTCAGTTGCCTCCTTCCATGTCCACTACTACTTTTTCGCAGCTGCTTCCACATCATCAATATTCTTTCCGCCATCCTTGGAACCATCCTTTCTACTTGCAGCATCATCAGCAGCAGCAAAACCCCAGGGACCATTACCAGTTGCTACAACTAAATAATGCTGCTACAGGTGTCGGTATTAACAGCAATCCCCATCCATCTCATCCTCATCATCTAAGCAACAACTACGCCTACGGCAATGTAATGACGGGAAACCCTTGTTCCGGCCCATTCATTTATCTCAGATCCGCTGCGGCTGCAAGGCCACATCCGGTCAATTTGGGAATCGGAACGGTGCAAATGGTGCagaaaggaggaggaggaggaggcagCGTTGGGCTGAACCCGGAGGAGGTGATGGTAGAGGAGGATGGGGAGGGGGAGGAGCCAATGGTGTTTGAGTCGGTGCCACTGGTCCAAGGGAAGGCCGCAGCAAAGCGGCTGCGGCTGTTTGGAGTAAACATGGATTGCCCCATCTCGGAGTCGTCGTCGGAGGATCAGGAGGATGATAATTGTGACATACTTGTATTACCTTCCACTGCAGTCGCTCATCCTACAATGCCATCACAATTTCCCCACTTGTGTTCATCTCCACCTCCACCTCCgcctgcttcttcttcttcttcttcttcttcttcttcttcttcaacctgTCCTCTGCAGTTGAGGCCATACAATTATGCCAGCCGTCCACCGCTCCACACAATGCCCTCCAACAACAAAAGCAGTAGCAGCGACAGCAAGGGCAAGGCATCTATGTCCTTGGATTTGGATATATACTTAGATGGAGTGGCACCGGGGACTCGGGAGTGA
- the LOC113722427 gene encoding heavy metal-associated isoprenylated plant protein 30-like isoform X1, whose protein sequence is MVNLPERLFGFVVSALAYCFFQYHHHQHSNHHHPKSSNNDNISYKMPKTKARPLSLQTVELKVRMCCSGCERVVKDAIHKLRGVDSVDVELEMEKVTVIGYVDRNKVLTAVRRAGKRAEFWPYPNPPLYFTSTTNYFKDTTSDFKESYNYWRHGYNAADRHGSLPVTQRGDDKVSNMFNDDNVNACCLM, encoded by the exons ATGGTTAACCTACCGGAAAGGCTATTTGGCTTTGTCGTCTCAGCTCTTGCCTACTGTTTCtttcaatatcatcatcatcaacacTCCAACCACCATCACCCCAAAAGCTCCAACAACGACAATATCAGCTACAAAATGCCCAAGACCAAGGCTCGACCGCTTTCTTTGCAG ACGGTGGAGCTGAAAGTGAGGATGTGCTGCAGTGGCTGCGAGAGAGTTGTCAAGGACGCCATCCACAAACTCAGAG GGGTGGATTCAGTAGACGTAGAGCTGGAGATGGAGAAGGTGACAGTAATTGGGTACGTGGATCGAAACAAGGTGCTGACGGCGGTGAGAAGGGCGGGAAAGAGGGCAGAGTTTTGGCCCTATCCAAACCCCCCGCTCTACTTCACTTCCACCACCAACTACTTCAAGGACACCACCAGTGATTTCAAAGAGAGCTACAACTACTGGAGGCACGGCTACAATGCTGCCGACAGGCACGGCAGTCTTCCGGTCACTCAACGGGGAGACGACAAGGTCAGCAACATGTTTAACGACGATAATGTAAATGCCTGCTGTCTCATGTAA
- the LOC113722427 gene encoding heavy metal-associated isoprenylated plant protein 30-like isoform X2 — protein sequence MSLQTVELKVRMCCSGCERVVKDAIHKLRGVDSVDVELEMEKVTVIGYVDRNKVLTAVRRAGKRAEFWPYPNPPLYFTSTTNYFKDTTSDFKESYNYWRHGYNAADRHGSLPVTQRGDDKVSNMFNDDNVNACCLM from the exons ATGAGTTTGCAGACGGTGGAGCTGAAAGTGAGGATGTGCTGCAGTGGCTGCGAGAGAGTTGTCAAGGACGCCATCCACAAACTCAGAG GGGTGGATTCAGTAGACGTAGAGCTGGAGATGGAGAAGGTGACAGTAATTGGGTACGTGGATCGAAACAAGGTGCTGACGGCGGTGAGAAGGGCGGGAAAGAGGGCAGAGTTTTGGCCCTATCCAAACCCCCCGCTCTACTTCACTTCCACCACCAACTACTTCAAGGACACCACCAGTGATTTCAAAGAGAGCTACAACTACTGGAGGCACGGCTACAATGCTGCCGACAGGCACGGCAGTCTTCCGGTCACTCAACGGGGAGACGACAAGGTCAGCAACATGTTTAACGACGATAATGTAAATGCCTGCTGTCTCATGTAA
- the LOC113722437 gene encoding uncharacterized protein: MILVAIVAELLEEYTVLVARVLEHMFNQAPLPFPPRVRFLILRNLPFASSSPSLPPPPPPPPPRASRDITSPLPQS, from the coding sequence ATGATACTGGTGGCCATAGTGGCGGAGCTGTTGGAGGAGTACACGGTGTTGGTGGCTAGGGTGCTGGAGCATATGTTCAACCAGGCTCCCCTCCCCTTCCCTCCGCGGGTTCGTTTTCTCATTCTCCGTAATCTTCCCTttgcttcttcttctccttctcttcCTCCGCCTCCGCCTCCCCCTCCTCCTCGTGCTTCTCGCGACATCACATCCCCTCTTCCTCAgtcctga